ttgCTTTGAACTATCATCAGCGTTAAGACGTGAATAAACTCGATCCTATTATTTTGTATTGTGAACGCTCTgtaattattcatttattgtGCAAATACCTCTTCCCAACACATACAACAGTACTGACGGAAAGAGAAAGCTTTCAAAGCGAGGCAAGTTCCACTGTGTGGCTATTTCATCGTATCAGctgttttgctattttgaaaATTCATCAGTGGTTCACTGTCTTCTAAACGAAGACTTTTTACattccgtttaggttgagagcttgagAGCCGTTAAGAACCTATGTAGTGGTCTTTTAGTGATTTGTGATGTAACGTATTaatagccgcaaagaatcaaaatttacttgtgaACGATCAATGCTTATAAATTTTGTTTAGCAATGCTAAATTATATAGACACGAGGACTAatttcgcttctgaaggcCCTGTCACATTGGTGAATTTGGAATGGCATTGGTGCGTCAAACGGTGTTTGATAGCTTTTACCATGCCAAGAAAAATGAATTGGTCTTGCCCAATGTAGATTCTGCCAAGAAGGAGAATTTCATAAACAATCGATTCTGGTGTAAAacggtgggttttttttttttcctgtcaaATGAAGTCAGCGATAGATAAATTCGTAGTAATAGGGCTTTGAAACTTCATAGTTCAATTCATGAACTGATTCTCCATCCGGATCTAATTCCAATTATGGAATCATTCATGAAtccgttaccggagcaaattgcgattccttGGTCGAATCCGATTCCAAAGCCGTTGCTAAACCCGGAGCCGATTTTTATTCTGGATccgaatccgattccggattcggagtcgattccattaatggctctggaatcggaatcgattccagcatcagATTCGGCATCGGAATcaggtaggtccgattcctaactcccatcactagtatcGATTCCGTTTGGAAGCAATTTAGTGCATTTGTGGCGCATTAGTGAAGGAACGCTTAAATCGTTTATCTCGAGAACAGATTGTATGTAGAATTTTATCCAACCAAAAGGAGCATTAGTTTGTGAGATAAAgttttgaatgtattttttgctttggcggCTATAGACATGACAAActctcatgcattctaaatacaggcggtccccgagatacacggtttatggggaccgaaaacggccgcaaaataccgcgtatctcgaatttccgcgtaagtcgaatctcgtgattttcAGCTACAATATCACTAATATTCGAGTAATTTGGaagtagggggcggttttagGCACTTTATgtattatttgatatgattcggactgaatataacagtttaaaaccttttgaaatagtttttaacattcgatcgaaacggaaattatttggcaatttacaattgatgtgtcaaatcagtacaatttgctcaaagaactgtcaaatttagaaaaccgcgtatctccgaatccgcgtataagaggtaccgtgtatctcggggactgcctgtatatttgtttgcttatgtTTTTGGTTCCTGTACAAGAGGGTTAAGGTGCCAGGCGGCCCCCGGCACAGGGTGACACCGGAACGTTCTCGATCATATGCTGACGGTGGTTACCCCGTTTCCGCCCCTACCCTTGCTCTCCTGCCCAgtgtgtgggtgcgtgtgtactgcaaaacaaataaaaacacacacacaaccatcaAAGCTAACAGCACACTAAACGCGGTGCAAACATCGCCATCGGAGCATAACAGcggccaaaaaaaaggggggggagaaaacagcaaaaaaacaacaactgtgAGATGACTGTGCAGAGTTGTGAAATCGCCGCGTCATAGTCGTGCCAAGCTCACACCGATAAAGGTTTTGGATGTTTCCGGAGTGCATCTGCTATTTACCACCTTGCGGCATCGAGCGCTAGCAAACTCCCTCCCGGCAACCGGTacctgttgttttgtttttatctccTTAAATCCACCTTATCGGTTCCACCCATCCCTACCCATAAAAGTAAGTTCCAGGGCTTGAAGTGTAGTGCGGCGCGCGAGTGCATCGGTCGTGAATGAATTTCCATTTCGGTTTCTTCATTCTTACAGCACACTCGCTCGGGATACGATGCAGAGCAAGGGCGAGATCGCTAAAATCGTCGGCGCGGTGCTGCTGCCCCAGCTGGGCGGGTTCGTCAATGGGAAGCTCACGCGGACGCAGATCACCGAATGGTACAACCACCTGAACTTCCCGTGGTTCAAGCCCCCGAACTGGCTGTTTGCGCCGGTGTGGACCGCACTGTACTCCGGCATGGGGTACGCCTCGTACCTGGTGTGGAAGACGGGCGGCGGCTTCGGCGGCCCGGCCCAGCTGCCGCTCGCCCTGTACGGCACCCAGCTCGCGCTCAACTGGGCCTGGACGCCGATCTTTTTCGGCCTGCACCAGCTCAAATGGGTAAGTTGGCCGGGCCGGGCTCTCGGTGCACTCACtcattccgttccgtgtttttttttttttttgcagagcTTGGTAGAAATTCTGGCCCTCACCGGCTCGGTCGCGGCAACCGGTGTAGCGTTCTACCGCATCAACCCGCTCGCCGGCTACCTGTTCGTGCCGTACTTTGCCTGGTGCGCCTTTGCCAGCGCGCTCAACTACCAGATCTACAGTCTGAACACGCCGCCGGCCTCGACCGCCACGATCGAGGAGGTGACCGACGGAGCCAAGAGCAAGTAAGGGAAGCAGGCTGCAGGACTGCGCTCTCGGACTGGCAGGGCTGTGGTTTTGTGGTGTGGTAACCTTTCCAAAACAGCATTCATCAGCAcgcagcgcacacacacataacatcGCCAATAAAGTCACGCTACCTCCTCCCG
The Anopheles arabiensis isolate DONGOLA chromosome X, AaraD3, whole genome shotgun sequence DNA segment above includes these coding regions:
- the LOC120906602 gene encoding translocator protein; translation: MQSKGEIAKIVGAVLLPQLGGFVNGKLTRTQITEWYNHLNFPWFKPPNWLFAPVWTALYSGMGYASYLVWKTGGGFGGPAQLPLALYGTQLALNWAWTPIFFGLHQLKWSLVEILALTGSVAATGVAFYRINPLAGYLFVPYFAWCAFASALNYQIYSLNTPPASTATIEEVTDGAKSK